TGATAAAAATAGTTAAAGTTGGAGACAATCACTGGCACTGGTAAAGCAATGGTTAACACACCTGCAATGGCACATAGGGACCCGACTATTTTCCCACCAACAGTGACGGGCTTCATGTCCCCATAACCAACTGTAGTCATGGTCACAACAGCCCACCAAAAGGCATCTGGGATGCTGTGAAAATGAGTGAGAGATTCATCAGCTTCTGCAAAATAAACAGCACTGGAAAACAAAATGACGCCAATAAAAAGGAAGAAGATCAGGAGGCCCAGTTCCCTCATGCTGGCCCTGAGAGTGTGGCCCAGGATCTGCAAACCCTTGGAGTGTCTGGAGAGCTTGAAGATGCGAAACACCCGGACGAGGCGGATGATCCTCAGGATGGCAAAAGACATGGCCTGCTGGCCGTTGCTGCCCTGCTGCTGCGCCAAGTCTGTACCCAGGGTGATGAAGTAAGGCAAAATGGAAACAATGTCTATGATGTTCATGATGTTCTTGAAGAAGACTGCTTTGCTGGGGCAAGCAAAGAAGCGCACTGTAAACTCAAACGAGAACCAAATGATGCAAACGGTCTCAACAATGAAGAAGGGGTCGTTGAAAATCGTGTGTCCCCCGCCCGGCATCTGCAACGTCTCATTCACATTCTCCACGTTGTAGGTCAAAATCAGCTCCTTCTCATCTCTGAACTCTGGCAGCGTCTCCAGGCAGAAAATGACGATGGAGATCAAAATGACCAAAACCGAGACGATGGCAATAATTCGGGCAGGGCTGGAGCTCTCAGGGTACTCGAAGAGCAGCCACACCTGCTTCTTGAATTCGTTTTCAGGCAGTAccttgtcatcttcttccttgaCGAAGCCTTCATCCTCTCTGAACTTCAGCATGGCCTCCTCCCCGAGTTCGTAGAATTTCACCTCCTCGCTGAAAATGTCAAAGGGGACATTGACTGGCCTTTTCAGACGTCCTCCGGACTGATAGTAATATAAAATTGCATCAAAGCTGGGGCGGTTCCTGTCAAAGAAATACTCGTTCCGGAGAGGGTCAAAGTACCTGCCCCGCTTTGCCGGGTCACCCAGCAGTGTTTCGGGGAACTGAGCCAAGGTCTTCAGCTGAGTCTCAAACCGCAGGCCAGAAACATTGATGACAACTCGTTCACAGCATTCGTACTCGCTGTAGCGGACGGAAGTGTAGCCGCCGGGCCCAGCACCATCATCAGGAAGCTGATCGGAAAACGAATGCTCATCTTCACCTCCTTCATCACTGCAGTAGAACTTCTTTTCCTC
The Podarcis muralis chromosome 1, rPodMur119.hap1.1, whole genome shotgun sequence DNA segment above includes these coding regions:
- the KCNA4 gene encoding potassium voltage-gated channel subfamily A member 4, with product MEVAMVSADSSGCNSHMPYGYAAQARARERERLAQSRAAAAAAVAAATAAVETGVSGGGGPQHHYHQEQSRGASSSSCGGNTSRSSYRQSRRRKERRKKAYCLGSREFGASFPCSDLLPLSGSEEKILKDLSEEDEEEEEEEDDGEDEEDEEKKFYCSDEGGEDEHSFSDQLPDDGAGPGGYTSVRYSEYECCERVVINVSGLRFETQLKTLAQFPETLLGDPAKRGRYFDPLRNEYFFDRNRPSFDAILYYYQSGGRLKRPVNVPFDIFSEEVKFYELGEEAMLKFREDEGFVKEEDDKVLPENEFKKQVWLLFEYPESSSPARIIAIVSVLVILISIVIFCLETLPEFRDEKELILTYNVENVNETLQMPGGGHTIFNDPFFIVETVCIIWFSFEFTVRFFACPSKAVFFKNIMNIIDIVSILPYFITLGTDLAQQQGSNGQQAMSFAILRIIRLVRVFRIFKLSRHSKGLQILGHTLRASMRELGLLIFFLFIGVILFSSAVYFAEADESLTHFHSIPDAFWWAVVTMTTVGYGDMKPVTVGGKIVGSLCAIAGVLTIALPVPVIVSNFNYFYHRETENEENTQLTQNAVSCPYLPTILKKIRSSSSSSMEEKSEYLEMEEGVKESLCVKEKKCQVTGNGSETAKQNCVNAKSVETDV